From Malaya genurostris strain Urasoe2022 chromosome 2, Malgen_1.1, whole genome shotgun sequence:
CCACACATGACCCTTCTTGATGAGATTGGCAAAAAGGATTATTTAACAGTGTGCGAAAGTTCTCTTCATGTCTATGTAGAGATAAAGTTAGTctattttttgaataaaatcaaatggTAGAAAAGCGTTTGAAACACTTAAACCTATTTGTATAGTCAATCACAATCACGTAGCATGTACACTATTTTTACACTCACCCATTAGCTATTAGTTTTAGATCCATCATATATCCGGTATGACTAATTTCCGGTGCGTTCAACTGTTCAACAAATCAGTTCACATACAAACCGCAAATATATAATGGCGTGATTGGACAAAAAAACCTTTGGAAAACGGAATCCAACTAGTCATTCACTCACACTGAGATACACGATTAATCATTAATGTTAAGTCAACATTActaacaacaaacaaacaattaaaatattcgtTAACGGTTGTTATCAGAGCCGAAATTTCAGATTATTCTattatcaaaattttccattACTAACAATTCACCAGAGATTGACAGTATATCTTTAACAAATTTACAACAACTGTTCGATTTGCCGGTAAAAGACAGTGTTATGAAATATACTTCTACGTAGACAGTACCCACGTGCACACGCAGCATGATTACGTCTAACACCGTCTCATGCCGAAAATGGTCTTCCACAGCCCGTTGCATGTTCTACCTCGATAAAGGATAtgccaacgaaatcaacaaaccatccCACACCATTCTCAGTCCAATCAGCTGAAGTTAGTTGTTATTCCTGTAACCATGGGTAACCAATGGGTCCGCTGTATATGTATGCATATGGAAGAACTAAATCCAAGTCCATCGCTCGGTAGGGGAGAACATCGGTTGTATCCTTGCTACACGATCACGGGAACATGTAGCAGGAATTTACGCATTCACTGTGAGAACGCGGCACCTAGCACACCGTTGTCGACGAGTGTTTACGGGCGGTAAATAATTTCTCCTGGATGTCCTGGCATAGTTGAAAAAGTTTGGAAGTGACATGGAATACCTAAAATCAAAAATCTAGTACATTCAGTGTGATATGTGAAAGCTAGGAAAATAACGTTTTGTGTAATATTTGCAGTGAAAAATGGGTCATTTTGAAGTGAATtattacaccagcaggaatcgGCGCACGGAAGGCTCCGCGAAAAATGTGGGAGATAATTCGACACTACGGATACGCACCAATTTATTTCTACTATTGTTCGGAATCGCAGCAACTTTTTTCCTAAAACATACTGAAGCTGGTTTTGCCTGTCTCAGTAACCCATGCGTCTACGGAGTATGCATCGATGATATTAATAGGTAGCCAATCCATGTGACAAAACTGTTCCGCCATTAcgaattttgattttgtcatgACGAAACATAATTCGACAGAGGTTATTGATTCCAATCACTACAGGATAGCAGCACTAAGAACTAGTTAAAATCCCATTAGAAATCCATTATTATTTGCTGAAACAATGAGTCAACTGATCAAAATAGAAAAGTGACTGTGTAATCGATATTGGAGCTTCCTGAAATAAGCTGATTAATAGTAAAACTTATATCTAGCCTAGCATAGCAGATCCTAGAAGAACCCCTCATACATGCTAATCATGAAACGACTCCACGCTCTGCTCAATACGACAAATTTCATGTTCTTCGTCTTTTCTCTTTTCTGGAATCGAAATTTTACCACCCACTCGCGAGTGGAAAATTCTCACCAGTGCGCGCGAGCGTGCAGTTTATTTACAAACAAGTTTCCCTAGTAAATGCCGGGAAATCGCGTGTTGCGGAAGAATTCCTCCGTATCATGTACGGTTTTTGGAGAAGATCACGCGACTCCTAACCGGCGTAGGAAACTTTGTCTTGTACTGATACACCTTGTTACCACTTTACAGCACCTACTCCTGCTACTGTATCGACGGTTACACCGGCATACACTGCCAAACAAATTGGGATGAGTGCTGGTCTAGTCCGTGCCATAACGGAGGCACCTGTGTTGACGGAATCGCATCATACAACTGCACGTGTCAGGATGGATTCATTGGTAGGTAAAGTTGATTATTTTATTGGTTTTGTGGTTTCGTTCTGTTTAATAGTTTCCTTTATCGCACAGCACCAACTGTGCTGTGGGTGGAAGAAGCGAAAACGTGAAACGAATTCTGTACTAACAACGAGAAAAAAGTTCTTCGTGTTAGACTATCCTCAATGCATAAATCGGAACGATTTCTTCTTTGGGACACCTcattaaaattcaagctaagtCTAGGCACTACATTCCCCTGATGAACTCTTACACCTCTGTCCCAACAGATTTCACTGCCGGTCTTTAATGTTCATTAGAATGTTACTATTTATCCCACTTATTCTGGACAGCACTATTTTAGAACACGAAATACGTATATGttcagaaaatgaaaaaaaatacatattttaaagggtaatattttactataccaaaaaaaaaacgaagcaaaCGTAATAATATATAATTCGAAATTTAAAAATGCTTGAAGCTCATAGTCAATTCATCCAATAAATGGACTTGATATCGGTGTGGGGGCGAGCCGTTAGTTCTTATCTAAAACAAAAACTCGAAACTCTACTTCAAGAAATCCTCGAACCTTCTTGAATTGGTTCACGCAGATTCGATACACGATTACTTACAAGACTGACGCAATAATAATCTGTTTCAATCGACCTAGGGATATATACTGTGGGATTCTTTTGACTGCTTCTCATTGAcacttgaataaaaaatatgcagTTTGTTTGAGTATCAAGTGGTAAGACATACAAACGGTTTTGTGCGCAATATAcaaatctttttatttttttttgcaatattttcTTGTTCTGTAGTAAGTTCTTTTTGACAGTTAATAATATAAGAAAAAAATGCAAGGGGAACTAGATGCcaatttttaggccttttcaaaattagttttaattattgaaaatgcgaaaaattatcaaaaattcaacaaatatttaaaacctgttttaatctacctagtggtgtaatgatgcctttctcataccaatcatactatcatatataatactgtggtattcttcaaaataactttcttcgattcttaaaagaataaccgaaatcggtttgtttgaccgtctactgataaaaactatcaattggagaatatttgaggccgatttagaaaacttttcacggtttttcgcccttttcagtgatggtataaaatttttaacacactttaccctatatttccggatccggaagtcggattcggatgaaattcaggaattacgtatgggaccacaggacctttcatttgaacctaagtttgtgaaaatcggtcgcgccatctatgagaaaagttagaacacatattttctttttttttgcacattttaccccatagctccggaaccgaaagtcggattcaaataatatgcagggattttgtatgggaccacaagacctttcatttgaatctaagtttgtgaaaatcggttcagccatccatcgataaaagtgcaaaaaacgttacatacacacacattttgcgtactcgacgaactgtgtcgaatggtatatgacactcggtcctccgggcctcggttcaaaagtcggttttcacagtgattgcatatcagctttgttcgtattcacgtccttcagtcatgtctttgacattacccacccgccttcttATGCAGGTGATACTTATCGCAGagcttcaatataatttaaaaatctgcataagtttgtcatataaacacaataaataagtccgcatacagcATGTCACTTTAAGAAACTCCATGAAAACGATATCAATTTTATTCTCCATCTTTTTTTATGGCTTTAATTAATATGTACTCTCTGATCTAAGGAAAATGTAacagtgaaaataaaattgcTTACAACTTTGTGATTTTGGAAGAAGATAAACAGATTTCAACGAAGATAATTTTTTTGCCTCGACATCTTCTTGCTCGGCAAGCTTTTCCTTCTCGGTAAGAAGAGTTCTAAGGTAGaacacatcaggatgatctgatttaaTCTTTTGTAATTTTAGTTTCAACTGAATTTATTGTGCCCTTTTTTATCACAAACAAAATTTGTGATCCGCATTAATTTGTAACTCCTGGTAACAGCTCTGCTGAAATTGGCAATTTGTAGAACTCGAGATCGAAGAGTATGCAATCGATGTTTTGttcactgaagaaaacatttgctaGAGCCGCCTCCTCGTAAACTTTGGTTtgatcaaggtgaaaattcaccaAATCGCTTTTATATATCACACTGAAtgctcgaccaactgctgaaatgtttgataatctttaattttttgtggTTTTATAAAACTCACAAGTTTCCAAAATATGCAAAGAACTTTTTTTCCGAACAATTGATTTACAAATGTGAAACTCTGAATCGCAGAATTtagtgcaaacaaaacaacaattGAGCATGAAATAACATTTCTTTTGATTCATTTATAAAGGTTTCAACTTTGGGATCATTCGGCTCGGCTCAGATAAATTTTCTTGTTCCATGTGAGAGAAATCGAACCTAGCAAGGCTGGCCCAAGGCATCAATTTAACATTCAATTTAAAGTCACATAGGAACACGTTGGATTTCGTTGGTTTAAAAttcagtttccttcaagtgtaagacTTGTTGgctcaaaaaaatcaaatattaaggagtgtatcgaaaagtagttagcaacattgattattgaataaaaaaaagcgaaaaaaaatattttgacatcagttctcgatgtattgtagaaaaattacatttttatgcatttcactgattatattatatcctagtttctgtggaacgctcgcactttggacttgatatTCTTCataaaattctgcacagttacttttgtaactttcctggtggcagctgtccagtttttttgaactccttcatgttttgggacactgtaccttccttccgaaagtgccgcttgacaattgcccaatacctttcaattggccggagatccgggcagttcggtaggTTGATGTTCTTTtcaacgaattgtacattattttttgacaaccactgtagaacggagttggcgtagtgggctgaagccaaatccggccagaagagaaggaggagccttatgctttctgtacagtggcagccaccatcgccaccgtggtgtcagcgtcgtccaggtcttggtacaccgatttcgtataatattgcggtccgggcagcgctcgagagtcttccttggcgtaggtttcgacgtcgatcaggatgcatccatctttattctgtagaatccggttatacagttttcgcgctcttgttttggcctgaacttgctgtaccagagactttttcggcaccttctgtttcttgtacgttttcagggagtttcgaacgatccgttgaatcatcccgatgctggtgttgaactgcttggccaaatcccgcgtcgacgccgatgggtttttcctgatgtactcaaccacttttaagtctcgGCCGGGCTGGttaggacccgttttcctaccggatcggggcaaatccttcatggaaagggtcttaccgaacttctcgataatatttttgacactggtgtgatgcactttcacccgttttgcaatttcgttgtacgtgacaccactttctgagcaccaagtgtgcagaattttctttcgcgtttccggatcaattcgattcattattgaaatgataaaccgtaccgaaaccaatcgattgcgtagctgttattgacatgtaaacaaacatgtcaccacaaaacacgctgcaaaaaatgaagccatttcagagtaataactgtttgaatgttgctaactacttagcATAAGAGATCAAAAAAACCAAGTATCtgaattttatataattttcaAACCCCCCGATTTCATGTAGAAAGAATTGTTAGTTCTCGAAAGGACGACATACATTTAAAAAGTTCTCTAAGTGtataatttaaataataaaatcCCATCTTATTCCCACAGGTTCAAACTGCGAAGAAAACTTCAACGAGTGCATGTCGAACCCGTGTCAGAATGGTGGAAGCTGCCACGATCAGGATAACGCTTTCATCTGTAGCTGTGCACCCGGTTATGTTGGCACATATTGCGAGGTGGATGTGGCAGTATGCGAAACCGGCGATCGGTGCCGCAACGGGGGTCAATGCATCGATGGACCGGGTCTGGAATTCATCTGCCAATGCGCGGAAGGATACGAGGGACGGTTTTGTGATGCCGAAACGAACGAATGTGCCTCATCGCCCTGTCAAAACGGTGGAATCTGTATCGATAAGTTTGCCAGCTACGTGTGTGCGTGTGCGATGGGATTCACCGGGACCAACTGCGAGGAAGAGATCATGCTTTGCGAGAACTCACCCTGTGCCAATCAGGCGTTGTGTTTGATAGAGGGAAATGAACCAACCTGTTACTGTGTTCCGGACTTTCACGGCGAGCGTTGCGAGTATCAGTACGACGAGTGTCAACTGGGACCAAATCCTAGATGTGCCAACGGAGGAACCTGCGTCGACGGAGTAGACGAATACTTCTGCACATGTCCACCTGATTTAACCGGGGCTAGTTGTGAGTGTCTTGCAATGGACGATTCTGAGTTGGATTGTAATTATACAGCCCCTGAGTCAACGACTACAGCTTTTGGATCTTCCAGCGAATTTTTCGTATCAAGTATAAGTTCTGATGCTACTGATGTTGAGGTCGGTTTGGAGGGTGTAACGATTTTTACCGTACCACAGAACGCATCATTTGGTACGGTATTTCCATTCAGTACTACGTTCGTACTCACAGAAGAGCCGACATATTCAAACGGTACAACTAGTTTTTTAGAAGAAATCAGTAGACAAAGTACTGAAGCTCCGATATCCAAACATACAACATCAACAATAGCAATGGATGGAATCACCACTTCGAGAGAGATTGATTCAAGCGTTGTTCCTCTGACTACACCGGGTGGTGATCTAAGTACTGAACCAACTGTGACAACCGGAGCAGGTCTGGAAAATACTACTCTCCAATCAGGATCGATTACAATTAGCGAAGCTCATAGGACAGTTAGTTCAATAGGTGATGGCGGTCTTGTAACCATTATTACCGACGAGACTTCAACTTCTCCGACCGTTATGTCTACCGAACAGACTACAGCAACTGGCGCTACCTCCAAACCTGTTGAAATCAGTCTTCCAGACCTTATAACTCATTCAGCCATCGAAGGAGTTACGGCGACAAAACCCATCGGCGATTCTTCGTCAGCTGAAGAAGTTACAGTAGCCCAATTTTTCACAGAATCGCCCGGTGATGTATCAACCACAATTCAGCTAGAAAATCGAACGATTAGTGAAATGTCAACTGTTTCACCACTCAGCGGAACGTCAACTACTTCGACGACTACCGCGTACAGCAAACCTATGGAAGGCGTCATCACCGAGTGTGACGATACGGTTTGCTCCAACGGAGGAACTTGTGCCATGACTCCTACGGGAATCAAATGTCATTGCGATTTTCGTTATATTGGCATGTTTTGTGACGTTCCAGTTAGCATCCAGAATGCCGCTTTCTCGAAGGATTCCTTCTTGCGGCACACAATCTATCGTCGAAATGAAAGCGTTCTGCAGGGAGGCACAATCGATCAAGCATTATCCATTCGGGTTCAGTTTAAGGCAAAGTTTACTTCCAGAGATGGTCTTATAATGCTTGCAGCAGCCGAGGGAAATGATGGAAGCCACTACGTGGCGTTATTCTTGAACAAAGGCCTATTACAGTTCCAGTTCTCCTGTGGGCTACAAACTATGCTACTGAGTGAAATCGAGGGACCCGTGAACAATGGATATGAGATTACTATCAAAGTTCAGTAAGTTTAACACGAAAATTTACGACATTTGTAGCTTTTACCAATTTATGATTCTAGATTAAATTTCAATGATCGCCGTACGCATTGTAATGCGTCTTTGCACATAAACGAAACTCTGGCGATGAGTGGCGAGCAGCCCACATGGTTGCGAAACCTAGCCGGATACGGAGAAAATGTGACCTCGCTACCAATCCGACACAGCTGGTTGCATTTAGGAGGACGGCCTATCAAGACGATGTACACCTTAAGTCATAATATCTCCCGCTCGCAAGGTTTCACCGGGTGCATTTATGATTTGGAGGTCAACCACAAACCGATGGCCCTGTTTGAGTAAGGATGTTTGATTCTCAATTGGTTTTGGATgaactttttcaaaaacagagTTTTCTTTCAGCAACGCCGAAGATGCTTACAGGATTTACGAATGCACTTCTCTAGCGTGCCTATCGAGTCCCTGCAAAAATGGTGCCATTTGTgtcgaagaaataaatcttagcCAAGATCTTAATCGATTCAAGCCTGAAAGCCAGGCTACCTGGAGCTGCCGATGTGCATTTGGGTATATGGGCAAAGTTTGCGAACACTCGATCTGTGACAATAACCCATGCAAGTTCGGTGGAACTTGTGTCACCTTTCCGGAAAGCGGTTATCTTTGTCTTTGTCCGTACGGTAAACATGGTCATTTTTGTGAACATGATCTGGACATACTGCAGCCATCGTTCTTCGGAAGCATAAAAGGACTGTCATCGTACGTAGCATACCCCGTGTCATTCTCACTGGAAGATCGCTTCGAGTTCAGCTTTAAGATTATTCCCACGACAACGTCGCAAATTTCGCTGTTGGCTTTCGTTGGACAATGGGATGATCACACAGAAAGAAGTGATCACTTTTCCGTTAGTTTTATTCAAGGTAAATCGGCAGATCGAACAAAATATTCAGAACTTGTaatgattaatttttttctttaattatCAGGATTTATTTTGGTTACGTGGAATTTGGGAAGCGGTCCTCGCCGGATCTTCACACAACAACCAATCCAAGTGAAACCAGCACGACCTACCACAATCAACGTCGGGAGAAATGGTCGTCTGGCTTGGCTGTCCATCGATGGAAAAGTCAACATTTCCGGAAACTCCCCAGGTGATAGTAGTAAACTTAACGTTTCACCGTACCTCTATATTGGTGGTCACGAACACGTCAATTTCTCGAGTCTACCGCACGATCTACCACTACACTCCGGGTTTCAGGGGTGTCTGTTTGATATCAATATTGTTGCCGGACCGGTACATATACCTTTGCAGCATATAGGCGGAATGCGGGGTCGAAGCGTCGGTCAGTGTGGTACCAAAGAATGTCATCGACACGCGTGTCAAAACAATGGCGCCTGCCTTCAACACGGCTCCACATTTACGTGCATTTGCCAGGAAGGTTGGAATGGACTGTTATGCTCACAGAAGAGTAATCCCTGCGATATGACCAACAAGTGTTCCGTTGGGTCCAGTTGTTTCCCGTTGGTTACAGGCTACGAATGTGACTGTCCgtttggaaaaattggaaaacgtTGCGAGTCGAACTTGAAGTATCTCAGTGACGTGTCATTCTCCGGCCGAAGGTCTTTCCTAGCTTTGAAGTGGCCGTCAATGAGTAGCGATTTCTCCTATTTGGAAAATGAAGTTcgttatgaaaaaattattcaatcgCCCAGTATAATATCTCAGAACCATTCTATATTACTGAAATCGATCAAAGAACTAGACAAAATCAACGACGTTCTGA
This genomic window contains:
- the LOC131431308 gene encoding protein eyes shut — encoded protein: MGHFEVNYYTSRNRRTEGSAKNVGDNSTLRIRTNLFLLLFGIAATFFLKHTEAGFACLSNPCVYGVCIDDINSTYSCYCIDGYTGIHCQTNWDECWSSPCHNGGTCVDGIASYNCTCQDGFIGSNCEENFNECMSNPCQNGGSCHDQDNAFICSCAPGYVGTYCEVDVAVCETGDRCRNGGQCIDGPGLEFICQCAEGYEGRFCDAETNECASSPCQNGGICIDKFASYVCACAMGFTGTNCEEEIMLCENSPCANQALCLIEGNEPTCYCVPDFHGERCEYQYDECQLGPNPRCANGGTCVDGVDEYFCTCPPDLTGASCECLAMDDSELDCNYTAPESTTTAFGSSSEFFVSSISSDATDVEVGLEGVTIFTVPQNASFGTVFPFSTTFVLTEEPTYSNGTTSFLEEISRQSTEAPISKHTTSTIAMDGITTSREIDSSVVPLTTPGGDLSTEPTVTTGAGLENTTLQSGSITISEAHRTVSSIGDGGLVTIITDETSTSPTVMSTEQTTATGATSKPVEISLPDLITHSAIEGVTATKPIGDSSSAEEVTVAQFFTESPGDVSTTIQLENRTISEMSTVSPLSGTSTTSTTTAYSKPMEGVITECDDTVCSNGGTCAMTPTGIKCHCDFRYIGMFCDVPVSIQNAAFSKDSFLRHTIYRRNESVLQGGTIDQALSIRVQFKAKFTSRDGLIMLAAAEGNDGSHYVALFLNKGLLQFQFSCGLQTMLLSEIEGPVNNGYEITIKVQLNFNDRRTHCNASLHINETLAMSGEQPTWLRNLAGYGENVTSLPIRHSWLHLGGRPIKTMYTLSHNISRSQGFTGCIYDLEVNHKPMALFDNAEDAYRIYECTSLACLSSPCKNGAICVEEINLSQDLNRFKPESQATWSCRCAFGYMGKVCEHSICDNNPCKFGGTCVTFPESGYLCLCPYGKHGHFCEHDLDILQPSFFGSIKGLSSYVAYPVSFSLEDRFEFSFKIIPTTTSQISLLAFVGQWDDHTERSDHFSVSFIQGFILVTWNLGSGPRRIFTQQPIQVKPARPTTINVGRNGRLAWLSIDGKVNISGNSPGDSSKLNVSPYLYIGGHEHVNFSSLPHDLPLHSGFQGCLFDINIVAGPVHIPLQHIGGMRGRSVGQCGTKECHRHACQNNGACLQHGSTFTCICQEGWNGLLCSQKSNPCDMTNKCSVGSSCFPLVTGYECDCPFGKIGKRCESNLKYLSDVSFSGRRSFLALKWPSMSSDFSYLENEVRYEKIIQSPSIISQNHSILLKSIKELDKINDVLKVSKNESGTDLYAHTMIPRSENYRQLRIRYLSIELQVRPLSEKGLLLFLRTYDSNERKQGFMSLSLQGGVIEYRVSSSQMQTTVVRSNHVLAVGEWHNVKIIKFGKRLTLWVEGKSTSSLGSVKEEFISPSTKVFLGGLADLSQLPFDAMSGFPVPFRGCIRNVNLNGTRITLNGSSILESRNINDCDGTACGGDLCARGGFCWLDEYLQPHCKCPEYSKGVNCEIQESCEVIKCQNSGQCLKSGRCSCGIGWTGFYCEIATAKYSALGFNDRSYILIPSQKIKLKDKRQGESGSVVPRLDLQISFNISTLVDGVIFWTTDRYSRYFGIGIRNGFITVASNMVHETTNVTTKSSPWMAYVSDGDWHNIHIETTNEIIQVFVDDYPLFSELRLYSERDVSELDKHVNYEEVTYLGGFPEEDVQNRTFGSFSNSFSGCIQSIFLGNNPEELDYTSYEGANIDECEI